In one window of Henckelia pumila isolate YLH828 chromosome 1, ASM3356847v2, whole genome shotgun sequence DNA:
- the LOC140890284 gene encoding zinc finger protein ZAT10-like, with amino-acid sequence MALEALNSPTSTPTPSFLYENDHASLMYLDSWTKGKRSKRPRSVEADREVPTEEEYLALCLIMLARGGGGGGASASLMMVDKDSRTRTRTPPPPVAVDSAKLLYKCSVCNKAFGSYQALGGHKASHRKLGGGDEHSATSNSAATTSTTTSATTLSGKTHECSVCHRRFPTGQALGGHKRRHYEGNVGAGNSAVTSSEGVGSTVSHRDFDLNLPALPNFWPGFGAGVEEEVESPHPAKKSRLSLATKLEIF; translated from the coding sequence ATGGCCCTTGAAGCTTTGAACTCGCCGACTAGTACGCCTACGCCTTCGTTTTTGTACGAGAATGATCATGCTAGTTTGATGTATCTTGATTCTTGGACGAAAGGCAAGCGATCCAAGCGTCCACGAAGCGTTGAAGCTGATCGGGAAGTACCCACCGAGGAAGAGTACTTGGCTCTGTGTCTTATCATGCTCGCtcgcggcggcggcggcggcggagcCTCCGCGTCACTGATGATGGTGGATAAGGATTCAAGAACTCGGACCAGAACCCCGCCGCCTCCGGTTGCGGTGGACTCGGCTAAGTTACTCTACAAGTGCTCTGTTTGTAACAAGGCGTTTGGATCCTACCAAGCTTTGGGTGGACACAAGGCCAGCCACCGCAAGCTTGGCGGCGGAGATGAGCACTCTGCCACCTCCAACTCCGCCGCCACGACATCCACTACTACGTCTGCTACGACACTGAGCGGGAAGACCCACGAGTGCTCCGTCTGTCACAGGCGCTTCCCCACAGGGCAGGCCTTGGGAGGCCACAAGCGCCGCCACTACGAAGGCAACGTCGGTGCCGGGAACAGCGCGGTGACGTCTTCGGAGGGTGTGGGGTCCACCGTTTCACACAGGGACTTTGACTTGAACCTGCCGGCTTTGCCGAATTTCTGGCCGGGATTTGGCGCCGGCGTTGAAGAGGAGGTCGAAAGCCCACACCCTGCCAAGAAATCGCGTCTCTCGCTGGCGACGAAACTCGAAATCTTTtga